The sequence GCTCTCCTGCCGGttctatttcaaaagaaatgctCGCGTATAGTACACTAATTCTAGATTATTCCAATGTTTACCGATGCAAGTGACCATAACTAGTTCATAATATTCACTTGTACTCATTTCGGTAACAAACTGAGTGTTATTTTGGGTTGCATGCAGCTGTGTACTCAATATGTTTGAACTTTGACCAATAATATATTTTGATTGGGCGTTTGAAAATGGTAtagatagatttgttttgaaaacagcttcataatattataaccttgttatattttgtatttagtaattaatggtcaaagtaaAGTATTGATGACGGTGTCGATGCCTAAAACAACACTTTTGTGATGGTAGGGAGCACTGCCAACCTTAATGCATGTTAGTGCCGATTGTAATTTAGTGGTGAAGggtggaaaagaagaagaaaaaaagacatCAAATTCCCTCGTGTTGCAAGATAAAACAAGGCAAAATCTAAGAATCATTTGTGGCGAAAAGACAGTCAGTCAAGTTAGTACAGCACAGAGGAACATGTATCAGTTGTTTTGTTCCTCTTCTGACACAGCAGATGGCACACAGCAGTAGCAAAATTTTACAGCGAAAAACTGATTGAGGTAGTAAACTGAAACTATAAGGAGgtagtaaattttataaatttaactGATCCCATCTCAAATAAATATTTAACTGACTCTAGGACAAAGATTTAACGTAGCCGATGATCTTCACCAAAACATGCTCTGCCtcaacatctctctctctccctctctaagCTACAATCTTTTGATGACCGCCAGCTGGCCGGTCCGGCCAGGCGGCTACATGAGGAGGCTGTGGATGACGGCGGCCTGCGCGGTGCTGACATCGGCGGTGGCGAGCAGCTCGGAGAGGCGGTCGCTGAGGTCGTCAACCTCTTGGTGCAGGCTCCGGATGTAGCTGCACGTCTCCTGCAGCACCCTCGCCGACGGCACCTGCTCACgcacacatatatatcatcgCGCCACCGTTCTACGTACAATATTGCTCTGAATTTGCCGGCGGGTAGACTCAACGTGCGCACGTACGTACCCTGTCGTTGCTCCGGAGGCGAGCCTCGGGGAGGAGCGTCTGCAGCTTGGAGACGAGGTCGCTGATCTGCTCGTCGCTGATCCGCGACGCGCCACCGGACGACGCCCTCGACCGTGACCGCCGGCTAGACATATCTCCTCTCCGGCAATGTCGGTGACTTGGGAGGAGACAGGTAGCAGCTAAGACTGACTGACTGACTGAGTGGCAAGTAGGCAACAAGAGTAGTGTAGAAGCAGCGatcagagagagggaggtcggAGCCGGACTAGCTAGTGCTCCAGTGCATGGGAGAGGCGAATGGGCAGGTGCCGGGGAGTTAAATAGTGCGGTGGTGGCTGCGGGGagaccggccggccggcctcgAGGGTAAATAAGGTAGTGGCCGCACTGGCACAGTGCTGTTCTGCTTGCTGCATGCTGACACCAAGGGACAGAGACTGACCAACTGCCTGTGCCTGGCCGAGATGTCAATGCCCGTTTTGCACGAGCCTTTTGTGATGTTTATTTCTAATATCAGCATGCACCCGTAAATGGGTTTCGCTACTTCACTACCGGATTTTGATACTTTGCCGTGTGTCTAGGGTACACGGCaaagtgtttgccgagtgtaacactcagtataacactgtcggcatacacagtaCCGGCAAAtagctgtttgccgagtgttttatattGAGCACTCGGCAATCATATTTGtcgagagccaaatacgacactcggcaaaaaaaaaaagcgacCTAACGGCGTCGGGACCTtaacggcctctttgccgagtgtccgtagaatacactcggcaaatcacgtcacgtttgccgagtgtattggagggtactcggcaaagtgagTACAGAATAGCGCCGAGATAgcactctttgccgagtgtatacactcggcaaactggcatccaaaatgccagattaAACAGCCTTAGGACACGTGtcacgtttgccgagtgtaacactcggcatatccttgtttgccgagtgtaacactcggcaaactgttcTATACCAGACGAccaattgatccataccagatttaaaactgtcgctgcaattcaaaacaatttatatatatctCACAGATTACCACAttcacataaacatcacataaaccgtcgcataaacatcgtgacacaaacatcacaaattgtcgtgacaagatagcaaaatatagtccaaacaaaaagaaaatgttgcagGCCGTAACGAACTccacacttgattaccaccttaacctgcatcaatcaaggagcagaaacactaagtaagaagtatgcatttgaaagtaaacagaaatgctaagtatggatatggggttacaaaagtaagttttcaaagtgaggagaacaaaccaaagtgaggtggagtaccaatGTGCGAACCTCTagctccaggcgtattcgatccctctgatggatactgcacaaaggaggagatagttagcacaacactctatggttgtaggaatggcaataatggtgattacaaggttataaactaactcacaggagtgtgtggagcctgtgaagcaagtggacgagaaggggttagcatcggtggcggagtttggcccattgcagcataaaggggcgtcatcatcgcataccactgggatcgttctgccgccatcctctcctcgaacgatctctctaattcgtgccggagcctcctttcttcatccagctgggcctacagtatgtcatcacaatctcatcatcgttccaatgcaaagcatgtaaagatcgtggaggatgaatgaaatagaactaacctggatttcgttcatcgcaatccgtgtaggctctAGGCGAGGACGTATACccggacctgagctcgtgctctgagctctaagctgagagagagagggagtggtggccgtatcgagtgtgccgtcgccaatccagaaccggccatgtttcttgcctcctcccaccctcataaccacttccccatcaagatcatgctcgctcggatcaaagtctgggccgtggacctcctttgccatTGATGTGTATCCATCCAAGCGAGCCTTGACGTTCTCATTGCTGTACGCTGaggccgggtcattcgggtcatatgcaaccccgtgcatcgcctttgacttatgggccaaagcataagccttgaactgggagagaggctgaccatcattttttgccgactgcaacagaaaagcaataacattcataaaggggacgcttgcacagaaattaaggagaactgagcttgggaacaacagatgctattgcatacccatctagccgCAAAACTagtcaggctgaggttgccttgatggtgtggcgcgccaggcatcaacaaacgcctttcccggcaagcattgtgactctcctcccactcgggagCGCACCACTTCTCCACGATCACCGTCCAGCACGGAAGGTCTCCTGCGCACCACCCCggaggcacctaaataatcTCGTTTTCCCGCCTCTGGGAGGGGCCATGTCTAGCTTTGGTCTATTGCATAATCTCGTTTGATCGACTCTAGCCTTAACATTATCCTTCGTCttctcaggaatgtccatgattgttccaaaaatggcctcagcgacattcttttcagtgtgcattacatcaatgttatgtggaagaaggagatcatcgaagtagaggagattccacaagcatggcttgtgagtccaggcgtgttgctcaccatatcccagaaatccatctccttggGCATTGGCCTCGAGAGCGTCAAACTGAGCACGAACCGCGACACCGGTCATCTTAGGTGGTGCCGAGCCTTCGACAACTAcatctttcgtaaagttctgcacgtcttgtctgaatggatggtcaagaggaaggaattatcgatgcttgtcgaaggaagaatatttgccaccctttgtcaaccaaatgaacatcagagccgccctgcatactgggcatgggaacttcccatgcacacaccagccacagaatatcccatacgccggtaggtcatgcagggagtactggtaccaaacatgcattttgaagtttgtctttgtagctcggtcgtatgtacagaccccatcctcccaagcacggaccaaatcatccatcagcggctccatgtacacactcatattcttccccgggtattcaggccccggaattatcagcgacaggaatatgttctgtcgttgaaagatgacgctgggggggggggagattgaggggaataacaaacatgggccaacagctgtatgaggcacaagtcataccatatggattgaacccatcagttgcgagcgcaattcgtacattacgagcctctagagctttttcacgatgaatcagatcgaacctcttccatgcttcaccatccgatggatgtaccagcttgtcaggattgtatcgacgcccatctttgtgccatgtcatctgtttagcagattccacagtcatatacagacgttggattctcggtacgaatggaagataccgaaggatcttcacggggattgcgagctgcctcttctgaccatcaccagagtctacctcaagatacctagaggaattgcacttcacacagtactttgcgtccgcatgttctttcctaaataagatgcatccctttgaacaagcatgtatctgctcatatagcatcttaagtgcatggaggactttcttcgactcgtacatgctctttggcagaatgtgACCTTCCGAGAGAAGGCTACCAACAACTGTCAGCATTGCGTCGAAGGTTTCTCGGCTGCAGCtaaactgggacttgatagccattaggcgtCCGATGTCATCCAATTGAGAAACCTTGGAATGCccgtgaaggggttgctgcgccgtagacaacatatcataaaagtcctttgcggttgactccggcacttcctccatacgtgcttcattaaaatgtgcgtcatgaaagtcatctagcatgtctccgaccccgacatcatagtcgttggtgcgttgacgcaccacctcctctctggcacgttcggactcaccatggtaggtccaccgggtatagtgtagcataaacccattcttacaaaggtgttgacccatgacctcctttgtttgttgacgCGCGTTTGCATAAATACTgcaggggcaccaagttccacgaggtcccttaggcctagcaaatgctaattccaagaatgcatcggtcttctgggtccattcatcggtcaaaaaaccctgactagagcggccagtgtacatccactcacgatcatctatcctctaacatattgggaaacatacacatataatattttttattcagcaagtaatataaaaatcaatttcatctacctatataattaattatttccatcaaatatttatgttttaccataagagggaatcggcatgcatcaaactatctaataggtaaagatagatcctaatcccacccgacgatgtgtacattgggccgtttccatgctctactccgatccgagacagaatttcggcagcacctccccgctgttctccaaatacacgtctcggcaacaagccaagacaatgtgtatccggagaacaacgggTAGACGCTGTCGAAACTCTGTCttggatcggagtagagcattgaaacgaacccaatctacacatcctcgggctgtccaaaaaatgtggacaattcgaaatagttacggttatagatatgcaaagacttgcatatttataaccataactctttcaaacgggagacgcataggttacgcgacatgcacatcctaaaccctaaattagccaaaattcaaaatttcggTGGCACCTCAAttgtaataaatagcaaaactgaCATAACAACACAACAACACAGGCATGACAAATATGGAGGATACAACCATCTAAAGACTAATTCATAACCCATTCCCCGGATAGTATTGCCACGAGGACCCCATATGATCTACTTCATGTGCTATCAGCAACACATGCCCACAAAGGGACGAAAGCTTATGAGCAGGTCACGGTTTTCCGATTCTTTGTTACAGAAATCTCTTTAATTGGTCATCATAGAATTCATGTAGATAGCAAGAAGAAAATTGACATTTATGTGATTTCATTTAAGTAGATGGTCAGACTGCTACTTTTCTGTTTATGGAACTGCGAACATGTAATCTGGGAAAAGTACACTCTGCTTATTTCTGTCTCTGCAGAACACCTGCTTATTGCCAAAGACTAATGTCGACGGAGTACCTTGCTATCTAGATgcttgctgttttttttttcatttagatAGGAAGAGGTAAAACTGGATGGAGTATTTAATCTATTTCTAACAAATTGCAAGCTCGAAATTCTCCCAAAAGGAAGAATTGTTTGTGTGCTTGGATTTCAACTATTGTGGGCCCCCTGACCACCAGAGAACTTTCAGATTAAAACTACATGCTGCTTTCCCCAGGCTGAAGGAAGTGTCATAGCTATCATCAGCATCCTCACAGGGTTTTCAAGCCATaataatttcttatgcaaatttTATCAGGCTAATTTTATCAACCCAATATATACAGATATTCCAAGCTACCATTATCCCAACAGATCAGAATGACAATCATAACAACAATGACACAGTAATGAGCGAACCAAAAGATTATAATTCACAGCACGAAATCAATTAGAACTCCACGTTGTACATTTGaaccatataattttttatcctaAATGGCAATTGAACAAACAATTGGTGTGCATGGAGAGGCCACATACCTTGCTGATTTGCAGGAGGTCACAGTCGACAGAAGATCGCAGCCCTAGGGGGGCGGCGTGGGCGgggcggcagcggaggagggggagctggccggcgcggggcgAGGCGGCGTCGGAGCGAGCCGGCGCGAGGTTGAGCGGGCCGGCGCGAagcggcgtcggaggggggcggcgcgaggcggcgtcgggcggtGGCGCGAGGCGGGGCGGCAACGGAGGAGGGGGACCTGGCCGGCGCGGGTCGGTGCGGGGCGGCGCTGGCCGGCGCGAGGCGGTGCGGCCGGCACGGAGCGGTGTCGGAGGGGGCGGCGCGGGCAgggcggcgcgaggcggcgtcgggcggcggcgcgaggtGGGGCGGCAGCAGCGGCGGATTGGggcgccggaggcggcggcggcggccggggagaAGGAAAGATATTCTGAGATCTGTCCCCGCGCGCGACCAGGGtgggaaaccctatattcgtGAAATTGCCGAGTGTCtgtttttgccgagtgtcaaatctagaacactcggcaaagcgcttgtttgccgagtgtaaacgcaagaacactcggcagacacctgatttttttttttttgctacaaatgcacttaatgaattaaaaatagcaaacggaccccaaaaaataccagattttaacatcgaatatgctatggtttatgttgagtgtagaaaaagtttcaaggtcaaacgacgattgaaccgtcacttcggcttcaaacttgatccgttccctctcgaaaccacgattcttcctcagagatgcttcagtttctaagcatcgtacatgataacttttgcgaaaccttctcaaatttttatcacagcctctacgtatcatatcatgacactatggcaagtctcatatttttcagacttcgtttgttttttttttagaattagaaaaccaataagctacatgttggtggtcgagtgttgccgcccagatgtttcaaatttcttttcatttcttgggtaaggcctaaaaatagactcaacaacatgaatatgatttttctacccatttttgttcattatttcatgtacttacagatcaaatttgacttatatccattaaaagctaggaaatgcacttaatgaattaaaaatagcaatcggatccagaaaaatgccaaagtttaacatggaatattctatgttgtatgttgagtgtagaaaaagtttcaaggtcaaatgATGATTCAACCGTTACtttggcttcaaacctgatccgttccctctcgaaatcaCGATTCTTTTttggagatgcttcggtttctaagcatcgtacgtgacagcttttgcgaaaccttctcaaatttttaccacagcctctacgtatcatatcatgacactatggcaagtctcatgttttttttgttgcttttttgttccaccacttctcactatgctaccagctactttctctgatgcacttaacgatgaaccAAGTAAAACCCATAGATCAGAAAGGCATCTTGGTGTGTCAAGCTGATCTgattttgcttcttccacttggcaagcattgaaaattctttctttgtctggatgacagctagaatgatagtatatagcagagaatttccttttttaaggcaagcaagaagaattgtcattctcctttgtttgtgagctcagctcatcacacggtagcatctttgacacatgtttagagcacaactgattccaagggccgctcccaggagtccacatctgctgcatctcaatcttgaagcacgactgaattctaactccaagttcataacaatatcatccttaaatCATACTACAGTAgtaccggaatcgatgtgtgACGGCCCTTGGTcggttgttattacgagaaagaaaagagaacaaaaggaaaccaaaaagaaaataaagaaagaaaaatagtttgccgagtgcctaatatcgggcactcggcaaacatacatgacgacactcggcaaaggggtgactcgccgtcagccgccgaatggagggacacgtggcgcgttgtttgccgagtgcccgaatttgccgagtgttttttttctctttttgccgagtgctattgtttgccgagtgtttttttgatgaatttaccgagtgcctaattgtttgccgagtgctttcgtTGGGAACTCGGCGTAGGtagctgtttgccgagtgcccgatataatgcactcggcatacacgtaGGCACTCGGCATAGGCCTCATTTCCGGTAGTGCTTCTTATACTTCCAATAacgttttattcatagaaaagcgTTTTCTCGCAAAAGGTTATATTTTCATAAAACTGTTCATATGGTGGTTTCAGAAACTtcaactgtttttttttaagcaaAACGTGTATATCCAATGTGCAAATTGATCGAGTATTTAAGGCATCGACGGTTATATCGCTATGGTCTCTATTGAGTTTAAAGCTAATGAGAAAAGGTGAGCAATAGACTCATATTTCGACggtttcatgcatgcatgcagccggCACTGGCTCGTGCTGTGCTGGGTTTTGTACGTATAAAATGAGCTAGCTATACACAACATAAATGAACCAAAGCAGTAGTGAGAATTGTTCAGCTGTCCCGCTTGCTTGATCAAGCAGGGAATAGCTACATCACTCTCTTCTCCTGCCTCGGCAAATCTTCTCTAGTCTCTGCAGACAGTATTTCTGTCGATTTTAACATGCATGGAGCCATATGGGAACGATTTGATGATCCAAGAAGAATGTAACGTAAGAACGTGCTTTGTTACAGTGAGCAATCAGGCTTGAGCAgtgccggcgacggcgacgggtcGATCCGCCCTCCCCTCCGGCCGGTCGATCACGGGCCCTGTCTCGCGGCGCCTGACAGGACAATGTGGGCATGTCTCGACCAGTCACGCGGCCATCAATTTGCCCCGATCCTGACGCCGGGAAGCACAGAACGCCACTGCCGGTGGTTGATCAACTCCGGGTACTAGTACTGTTTCTGAGTGTGCAGGTAAATAAGAGATGAGTTAAAAATATCTTTGTAGATAGTGATATTTAAACTCTCGGTGATAATGAGAATAATCTATTACTTTCTATTGTCATACCTTCTTTTGAGTTGGCTACTGCTTTTCGACACACCGACAGGGTCCTGCAAACTCTGTGTCTatttcagctgctttcgagcctaTACTTGCAGTGGTTGAGGGGGAGATCGTCTCACAGCGTAAGGCTCCAAACACATTCAGCGAAGACATCCCCGTAGCTGATGATCGGCGACATTGGTGACAGGATAACGAGATCCAAATCTGCTCAACATGCTTATTTCACTAATTCTATATTTGTTGTATCTTTTGAGGCTCGTGATATTGGACACactctttttaattcaaattgggtcaatactATGCACGGAGagttaaaaaaagagaaaccaagtttgggtcttTATAGGGCCACCTTAACTGTtcataccataggcaccaaatgggttttaaaaaataagcaGGGGAGGAATGGGTCAGTTGTtagaaacaaggctagatttgtgactcagggtttcactcaaattgaagggatagactttagagagacatTTACATCAATAGCTagattagaagccattagaatcctCCTAACATTTGCGGTATCTCAGGGTTTCAAGTAGCAccaaatggatatcaagagtgtttttctaaatagtttcatagatAAAAAGATCTATGTCAAACAACCCTCAGGTTTCGAGCACTCAagtacccacatagagtatataagcttcagaaagttttgtatgagcttaagcagacgtctagagcttggtatgataaacttaagtctttcttgctaaAGCATGAGTATGTGATAGGGTCGGTGGATAATATCTTGTTTACCTTTAgacatgacaatgatttcttacttgttcggatatacgtggatgatatcatctttggtggcTTTTCTCATGCTCTTGTAGATAAATTTGCAGCAACTATGAGTAGAGAATTTGAGATATCGATGATAGGTGAGCTTAACTTttttccttgggctgcaaatcaagcaattaagAAAGatacattcatccaccagacgaagtacattaagaatttgctgaagaagttcaacatgagcgatgcaaagccttTGGCA is a genomic window of Phragmites australis chromosome 24, lpPhrAust1.1, whole genome shotgun sequence containing:
- the LOC133907894 gene encoding transcription factor ILI6-like isoform X1; its protein translation is MSSRRSRSRASSGGASRISDEQISDLVSKLQTLLPEARLRSNDRQVPSARVLQETCSYIRSLHQEVDDLSDRLSELLATADVSTAQAAVIHSLLM
- the LOC133907894 gene encoding transcription factor ILI6-like isoform X2, which translates into the protein MSSRRSRSRASSGGASRISDEQISDLVSKLQTLLPEARLRSNDRVPSARVLQETCSYIRSLHQEVDDLSDRLSELLATADVSTAQAAVIHSLLM